Sequence from the Balaenoptera acutorostrata chromosome 4, mBalAcu1.1, whole genome shotgun sequence genome:
TTTCATGCAAGACCTGGAGAGGAAACACTGGCTCCAGCCAAAAGAAAAggtcttcaaagaaaaaaaaaaaaaagcctaaaatgGGCCTATTGAATTctaaaaaccccaaagccaagCAAGCCCgaattcttcttctgggacttgaCGCTGCTGGGAAGTCTACTCTCCTTTACAAATTAAAGTTTGCTAAGGATATTGTGACCAACCCAACAGTAGGTTTCAACGTGGAGATGATTGAGCTGGAAAAGGGTGTTCCACTTACGGTCTGGGATGTTGGAGGACAGGAAAAAATGAGAACTGTGTGGGGCCTCTACTGTGAGAACACCGATGGGCTGGTATATGTTGTGGACAGTACAGATACACAGCGACTGGAAGACTCCAGGAGAGAGTTTGAGCAGATTTTGAAGAATGAGCACATTAAAAATGTGCCTGTTATCCTGTTAGCCAACAAACAAGACGTGCCTGGTGCTCTGAGTGCCGAGGACATCACCAGAATGTTCAAAGTGAAGCAACTCTGCAGTGACCGGAACTGGTACGTGCAGCCCTGCTGTGCTGTCACCGGGGATGGGTTGATGGAGGGGTTCCGGAAGTTAACTGGATTTGTGGAAAGCCACATGAAATCAAGAGGAGACATATTAGCATTCTTCAAGCAGAACTGAGGTCCAAGTGGGGAAAGAGATGCTGATGAAGTTGAAAGGGTAATTTTTTCTCCAGGCCAAGTGAGAAAAGCAAGTTGccgagttggcaaacttttcctgaAATGTTATTTCACCTAAATTCCATTAAACAACTCAGAATAATATctagaaaatattatttggggtcagGCACTTTAGCAAACTATGTAGTAATGATAATTGAGaatgaaaattttacaattttgtgCATGCTGGATGATTCAGAATAATCATATTTGAGACCAAATAAATTCTtgccttattatttttatatgactACTAGAACAAAGTTTAAGTAATAGAGTCAGAATTCTTCTGCTAATAAAGTCAGAATTCTTTCAGACTGTTTCCAGCTGTTACAGGTATTGAACTTCCACCATGCTCCTGTGTAATAGCTGGGTGGTATAAAAAAACGAACTTTAAATTATGAAGAGGAAAATGTTTGATGTTAATATTTTGTAAATCCCTATCACCTAAattaagggtttttgtttttgtttttgtttttttctgcattcCTGCTAGCTTTTTGAAATCTATTGCTAGGAACTTCTTACAATGAGTCAAATAATGAACTCTATGCTGTTAATTGCCCAGAGGTTGTGTTCTCCTATAGGGAGCAGAAGTTTGTATCTTAAAGCTCTGGGATCAGGGTAGCACCTTAGATATTAGGGCAAGGTCTGGGCTTATCGCTCAGCTGGACGCTGCAATCCCAAGACCGGCTTCAGTAAAATTCAATATAACAGTTATTACTTGGGAACATATGTACAGCTCACTGTACTGATCAAACAGGAACCAGAGCCAGACTTTGCTCTCAGACACCTGGCAATTCACAGGGGAAACAACACAAAGCCAGTAGCTAGAACAGGGGAATAAGTACTAAGTGCTATAACAGGAGAAACTCTTTCTGACCTGGAGAAATAAGAAGTGCTTCGTGCAGGAGGTGGTGTTTAAGAGAGTCCCCAACTCCTGGGGACCCCACTGAAGATGCAGGTTAGTCAGTGGAAGTTCCCATCACCAGGAGACTCTCCAGAGACACTGTGGGGGGAGgcgaggaggggagaaggaactGGAGATTGAATTGCAATTCCCCTGAGAGGCTCAGAATGCCAGGGGGGCCCTGGTACTAACAGAAGACACTCTTTCCTCCTAGCCCACCTCCAACAAGGCTCATCTGGGCTAGAAGCAGGCCCCAAAACCCCACTACACACCCTGGTACTCCAAATCTTAAggtcacagagaaaaataaaggtataGTAAAGCAAGGTTGCCAGCCCCTGGATTCCTCCATAGTTTTCTTCTCTCACCTTAGCCATGATTTGTTGTTCAGCAATAAATCCTTCTGTGCTACATGCTAGGGATTCAAATAATAAAGTAGGCATATAGTTAATTATAGTTTCCATTGGTTGAATACCGTGTGTGCCAGGAATTGTGTTAAATGCTTTCATACATCTTTTCATTTAATGTTCACAACTGCCCTGAGATAAATAGGCATAATTatctcaattttacagatgagagtaCTGAGACTAAACAAAGTTAAACAACAGTAACAACCGCAGAAAACTATTTAGTATTTTAAGTGaggagtggcagagccaagattcaaactcaggtgtCTGACTTCAAGTCCTGTGCTGTTAATTGCCatgatattgtttttttttttttaaaggttttttttttttattaattaattaatttattttttattttatggctgtgttgggtcttcgtttctgtgcgagggctttctctagttgtggcaagcgggggccattcttcatcacggtgcacgggcctctcactatcgcggcctctcctgttgcggagcacaggctccagatgcgcaggctcagcaattgtggctcacgggcgagttgctccacggcatgtgggatcttcccaggccagggctcgaacctgtgtcccctgcattggcaggcagattctcaaccactgagccaccagggaagcccgatgatattgttttataaataaggtaTGGCCTCTGTCTTCAATGAGCTCAATTAAGAATAAATTCAAgctaaatattactcagccataaaaaagaataaaataatgccatttgcagcaacatggatggacctggagatgatcatactaagtgaagtaagtcagacatagtcaaatatcatatgatatcacttatatgtggaatctaaaagaaaaaaaatgacacaaatgaacttatatacaaaacagaaatagacccacagacatagaaaacacacttacggttaccaaaagggaaaaggggtgggggagggataaattaggagtttgggattaacatacatacactattatatataaaacagataaccaacaaggacctactgtatagcacagggaactatactcagtattttgtaataacctaaaagggaaaagaatctgaaaaaaaaaaaagatatgggtGGTgatggagggatgaattgggagattgggattgacatatatacactaatatgtataaaatagataattaataagaacctgctgtattaaaaaaccatcaaaaaaaaccaaaatatatatatatatatgtataactgaatcactttgctgtacacctgaaactaacacaacattgtaaaacagctatacttcaataaaaataaattttaaaaaattaaaaaaaaataaatccaagctaaattaaaaatagaactaccatatggtcctgcaatcccacttctgggtgtagctccaaaggaaatgaaatcactaccttgaagagatatctgcactcccatgttcattacaacattattcacaatagccaagacatggaaacaatgtaagtgtccactgatgaatgaatggatagagaaaatgtggtatatatatatacagtggaatattattcagccacgaaaagaaagaaatcctgacatttgtgataacatggatgaacctggagtttggcattatgctaagtgaaacaagtcagacagagaaagacaagtactgtatgatcttacttatatgtggaatctaaaaaagctaaactcatagaaacagaaagtagattggtggttgccaagggggggtggtggtggtggtgtgatgggggaggttggtaaaagggtacaaactttcaattataagatgaataagttctgagaatctaatgtacatcatggtgactatagttaataatactgtattatatacttgaaatttgccaaGAGAGTAAACCTTAAACGTTCtatcaacaccaaaaaaaaaaaaaaaagtaactatgtgaggtgatggagaatgtgttaattaacttgattgtgggaaTACTTTCACAGCGTATAtgatatcaaatcatcatgctgtgtactttaatatattattatatacatattagaaaatatattacaattttatttgttaattatacttcaataaagctggggggaaaaagaataaatttaggcCAAcatatactgctttttttttttttttttttttttttttttttttaaaggaaggatttatttatttatttatttatttatggctgtgttgggtcttcgtttctgcgcgagggctttctctagttgtggcgagcgggggccactcttcatcgcggtgcgcgggcctctcactgtcgcggcctctcttgctgcggatcacaggctccagacgcgcaggctcagtagttgtggctcacgggcccatttgctccgcggcatgtgggatcctcccagaccagggctcgaacccatgtccgctgcactggcaggcagactctcaaccactgcgccaccagggaagccctatactgcTTTTATAGTaagaaatttctttgaaaaacaagCTAGGCAGAATGAATTAAGTGCAGTAACAGATATAAGAAACATGCTGAAAGACTGTGGCAAAAAGAGTTTCTGATTTCAGGAAGATCTCAGGGGAGTGGCAATGTTAAATGCTTCATAGTAGAGTTTTTCCTAAATTTCATGAGATTATTAAAACTGCAAatatgcatctttttaaaaaaatgcatcgtCCCTTAACATTTTCcctacttgatttttaaaaaaccttcctaggaccttgaaggcattatgttaagtgaagtaaatcagacagagaaagataaatactgtatgatctcatatgtgaaacttagaaaagcaaaaaacaaaagctaaacgcataaaaaagagatcagacttgtggttaccaaaggcagAGAATGAGGCAAGGGGGAATTGCGGAAAGGTAGTCAAGAGGTACAAATGTTAAGAGGGTCCTAAAAGTTTGCATCAcaagaatttgtttctttttccttttcttcttccttttctgtctattgtatctatatgagatgatagatagatgatagatgttaGCTGAGCCATTGTGGTAATCATTcacacaatatatgtaaatcaaactatCATGCTGTGTgccttaaatttacacagtgaTGTATGccaattatttctcagtaaaactggcGGGGGAGTAAAAAACAACCTTCTTAATAATCTTAAAATTAGGGGTCACTAGCTTATGTCTATAGAAAATGTCAGAATAGAAAATGTATCTTGGTGTTCCTGACTATTTTGGTAGTCTGAATTAAGTCAAGCCCTTTGTGGCCCAGTCTTAGCATAATGTAAAATTCAGAGAAAACAGTcccaaaaaataatgaaaagcaatTAAAATCTTTACTTCAGAAAACTGAGTGTGTGTGGTGAGCAGATACATCCTTAATGTAGAGCAAAACTTACAAGGTAGCTTTTTCCTATCTGTCATTTCAACATCTCTCCCCCATAAGCAGCTGTTCCTCAAAATCTCTACTAATATTCTCCAACAAACTTAAACACTCTCATGCTTTATCCCATTTCTTCCCTGGGATCCAATCTATCTTTCCTCAgtcatttgctttcttttcaatGTAAATTTTACCAATCTTTCCTTTCTTAGGCATTTCCTTTCTGCTCTCCCAACATGCTCCTCTACACcctccgacacacacacacacagacacacacacacatacacagagtacACTCTTCATTCTGCTCTACCTAATTAAGGCCAGAtttaaaggaagggaaaaaggttAGATGGACAACACCAAAATATTCCTTAGCAGGTGAGAGGAAAGAGGCTGTGAATATGCATGCCTTGATATTTAttattgtcatacattttattcTCTGCTATCTATGTGTAGCACGGCAAAACATTTCTCCATGTAGCATGCTGCCATGGATCTGTAGCAACCAAAATCACACTTCTGAAATGTTCCTTGGTTAAAGATTTAGAGACTGAAAGGTAAATACCAGTTAAATATTTCTATCTGATTTTCTAAGTATTCCCAGGTGAAAAAAAATGCCTGCAGGGCCTAAGAATAAAGAATGGCAAATAAACAAAGCGGCAGCAGTGACTGATAcatgttaaaattaatttgtcattttaaaaagctgaacgTTGTTATGTTCTGATGATGAACAAATTGGGTTCTGCCAAACCAAGGAAGACTGGGAATTTCAGATGGAGTGTCCTGAAGTGCTTGTCCCTCGTAGGTGGCACCAAGGGACAATCTGCAGAGGCATCAGTGTGTTGAGTATGTGGAGGAACAACCCAGGAAACATCACCTGTCAGGCTTCTGTAAGCCCTGCTTACAGGCTGGCCTGCTCTTATTTGCAGGAGCTCTCtctccagagagagagacagacagacagacagagactaAGAAGCAGAAAGACAGAAGCCAGAGAGACCTCTCCTTTGGCAGGACTAATAGTATTTTAACGTATTATG
This genomic interval carries:
- the ARL14 gene encoding ADP-ribosylation factor-like protein 14 gives rise to the protein MGLLNSKNPKAKQARILLLGLDAAGKSTLLYKLKFAKDIVTNPTVGFNVEMIELEKGVPLTVWDVGGQEKMRTVWGLYCENTDGLVYVVDSTDTQRLEDSRREFEQILKNEHIKNVPVILLANKQDVPGALSAEDITRMFKVKQLCSDRNWYVQPCCAVTGDGLMEGFRKLTGFVESHMKSRGDILAFFKQN